In one window of Chitinophagaceae bacterium DNA:
- a CDS encoding ThuA domain-containing protein: protein MQLKRYLFYTLLLFFITITWRCGTEETHKVLVFSKTEGFRHGSIEAGIEAIKKLGVLHNFLVDNTENADFFNEEILQQYRAVIFLNTTGDVLNNQQQNEFERFIQAGGGYVGIHSATDTEYDWKWYGDLVGAYFVSHPMNPNVQKGKFKIVDKNHIATDSLPEYWERNDEFYNFKDISKNIKPLITIDETSYTGGTNGENHPMSWYQEYDGGRVFYTNMGHTSESFSEPLFLKHLLGGIQYAMDEKDVKPLDYDLAKSVRIPNENRFTKVILAENLNEPMEFVPFKNGNVLFIERLGKIRMYDHATQTIKEIATIPVSHVYKNKDGNNPEAEDGLLGVILDPYYEENHWIYLYYSPLGREEKNILTRYEFWNDSLKIETKKVLLEVPVQREQCCHTGGSMAFDEKGNLYLSTGDNTSPRATNYAPLDDRKGRTPWDAQKGSSNTNDLRGKIIRIHPEPDGTYTIPDGNLFEKNTEKTRPEIYIMGTRNPFRIDYDAKTGFLYWGDVGPDAGKDSAGLGPKAYDEINQARNPGFFGWPYFVGNNFAYHNFDFTKNKATEIFNYEKPINNSKNNTGMNTLPPAQPAFIWYPYDGSIEFKELGTGGRSAMAGPVFYSDDFKNATRPFPSYYDKKLFIYEWMRGWIMAVTMDEQGNYKAMERFMPSYKFSNPIDMKFGYDGDLYVLEYGTGWFQANDDARIVRIEYNGGNRKPQAIAKVDKNRGAIPLTCTFSTEAYDLDYDELIYEWNISLANTHIKRLTGKNAVFTFDKVGVYNVALSVRDNKGGESIENMEVIVGTGTNEPPKLSIHIVNGNQSFFIPGQSFDYEVKVEDKEDGSTADGKIATDNVLVSIDYISEPTKEEQKQGHQSSEDFTRIGNGKKLLTESDCQTCHQWNKKIVGPTFKDIVNKYKNDKNAVDYLSDKIIKGGNGVWGEINMAAHPQLNKENAILIVKYIMSLSDVNYDKKNLPIKGTYYVSEQIKQGTVVIRASYTDKGYKDMPPLSTQTELSLTLPQIAPHNANNKEGVEIFKIPGQDTKIAIISKSDAYLQFNNVDITNINAITIMTSAPIDMMNASGGIIEVHIDSPTGDTIGKSSFIKPTEGPIMSLKPQVVSIPIRTIKGSKDLFFVFKNETAETGKPLLICFMIIYNTTNTDSIK from the coding sequence ATGCAACTGAAAAGATATTTATTTTACACGCTGTTATTATTTTTCATTACGATTACTTGGAGGTGTGGCACAGAAGAGACACATAAAGTATTAGTTTTCTCAAAAACTGAAGGGTTTCGTCACGGATCTATTGAGGCAGGGATAGAAGCAATAAAAAAATTAGGAGTTTTGCATAATTTTTTAGTAGATAATACGGAGAATGCTGATTTTTTTAATGAAGAGATATTACAACAATATCGGGCGGTGATTTTTTTGAATACTACGGGAGATGTTTTAAATAACCAGCAGCAAAATGAGTTCGAGCGTTTTATTCAAGCGGGAGGAGGATATGTAGGGATTCACTCTGCTACAGATACAGAATATGACTGGAAATGGTATGGGGATTTGGTAGGTGCTTATTTTGTAAGCCATCCAATGAATCCTAACGTGCAAAAAGGGAAATTCAAAATCGTAGATAAAAATCATATTGCAACGGACTCTTTACCTGAATATTGGGAAAGAAATGACGAATTTTATAATTTCAAAGATATAAGTAAAAACATTAAACCCCTCATTACCATTGATGAAACGAGTTATACGGGAGGAACGAATGGTGAAAATCATCCTATGTCTTGGTATCAAGAATATGATGGAGGCAGAGTTTTTTATACTAATATGGGACATACTTCAGAATCTTTTTCGGAACCATTATTTTTGAAACATCTTTTGGGCGGAATACAATATGCTATGGACGAAAAGGATGTAAAGCCCTTAGATTATGATCTTGCAAAGAGTGTTCGGATTCCCAATGAAAATAGATTTACCAAAGTTATTTTAGCAGAGAACTTAAATGAACCTATGGAGTTTGTTCCTTTCAAAAATGGTAATGTGCTTTTTATAGAAAGATTAGGAAAAATAAGAATGTATGATCACGCTACCCAAACAATAAAAGAAATTGCGACTATCCCCGTAAGCCACGTATATAAAAATAAAGATGGAAATAATCCGGAAGCAGAAGATGGACTTTTGGGAGTTATTTTAGACCCTTATTACGAAGAAAATCATTGGATATACTTATATTATTCTCCCCTCGGAAGAGAAGAAAAAAATATACTCACGCGTTATGAATTTTGGAATGACAGTTTAAAAATAGAAACAAAAAAAGTTCTTTTAGAAGTTCCTGTGCAAAGAGAACAATGCTGTCATACGGGAGGTTCTATGGCTTTTGATGAAAAAGGAAATCTGTATTTATCCACAGGCGACAATACCAGTCCTCGTGCTACTAATTATGCACCATTAGATGATAGAAAAGGAAGAACCCCATGGGACGCTCAAAAAGGATCTTCTAATACCAATGATTTGAGAGGAAAGATTATAAGAATCCATCCCGAACCCGATGGTACTTATACAATTCCCGATGGCAATCTATTTGAAAAAAATACCGAAAAAACAAGACCGGAAATATATATTATGGGAACTCGGAATCCATTCAGAATTGACTATGATGCCAAAACAGGATTTCTGTATTGGGGAGATGTAGGACCTGATGCAGGAAAGGACTCTGCGGGCTTAGGACCGAAGGCATACGATGAAATAAACCAAGCAAGAAACCCTGGTTTTTTTGGATGGCCTTATTTTGTGGGAAATAATTTTGCATACCATAATTTTGATTTTACAAAAAATAAAGCCACAGAAATATTTAATTATGAAAAACCAATAAATAACTCAAAAAATAATACGGGGATGAATACTCTTCCTCCCGCACAACCTGCTTTTATTTGGTATCCGTATGATGGAAGTATAGAATTTAAAGAACTCGGAACGGGAGGACGCTCCGCAATGGCAGGACCTGTATTTTACTCCGATGATTTTAAAAATGCTACCCGTCCTTTCCCTTCTTATTACGATAAAAAATTATTTATATACGAATGGATGCGAGGATGGATTATGGCAGTCACTATGGATGAACAAGGAAATTACAAAGCAATGGAGAGATTTATGCCCAGTTATAAATTTAGTAACCCTATAGATATGAAATTTGGATATGATGGAGATCTCTATGTGTTAGAATACGGCACAGGTTGGTTTCAAGCAAATGATGACGCACGTATCGTCCGAATAGAATATAATGGCGGAAATAGAAAACCACAAGCCATTGCAAAAGTAGATAAAAATAGAGGTGCCATTCCGCTTACTTGCACTTTTTCTACCGAAGCATATGATTTAGATTATGATGAACTTATATATGAATGGAATATATCTTTAGCAAACACACATATCAAAAGATTAACGGGGAAAAATGCAGTATTTACTTTTGATAAAGTAGGAGTTTATAACGTAGCCCTTTCTGTAAGAGATAATAAAGGAGGAGAGTCAATAGAAAATATGGAAGTTATTGTTGGAACAGGAACAAATGAACCACCAAAACTCTCTATACATATTGTGAATGGAAATCAATCATTCTTTATACCTGGACAATCTTTTGACTACGAAGTAAAAGTAGAAGATAAAGAAGATGGAAGCACTGCGGACGGAAAAATTGCTACAGATAATGTATTAGTAAGTATTGATTATATTTCCGAACCTACAAAAGAGGAACAAAAGCAAGGACACCAATCGTCTGAAGATTTTACGAGGATTGGGAATGGAAAAAAACTCCTTACAGAGAGCGATTGTCAGACATGTCACCAATGGAACAAAAAAATAGTAGGCCCCACTTTTAAAGATATTGTAAATAAATATAAAAATGATAAAAACGCTGTAGATTACCTATCCGATAAAATCATCAAAGGAGGTAATGGAGTATGGGGAGAAATCAACATGGCGGCGCATCCACAATTGAATAAAGAAAACGCAATACTTATTGTAAAATACATAATGAGTTTATCGGATGTAAACTATGATAAAAAGAATTTACCGATAAAAGGTACTTACTATGTCTCCGAACAAATAAAACAAGGAACGGTAGTAATACGAGCATCTTATACAGATAAAGGATATAAAGATATGCCCCCACTTTCCACTCAAACAGAACTCTCTTTAACTCTACCACAAATAGCACCTCATAACGCAAATAATAAAGAAGGAGTAGAAATATTTAAAATACCCGGACAAGACACAAAAATAGCTATCATATCAAAGTCAGATGCATATTTACAATTTAATAACGTAGACATAACAAACATAAATGCTATCACCATAATGACTTCCGCACCTATAGATATGATGAATGCATCAGGAGGAATAATAGAAGTGCATATAGATTCTCCTACGGGCGATACTATAGGAAAATCTTCTTTTATAAAACCAACAGAAGGTCCCATAATGTCTTTGAAACCACAAGTAGTATCTATTCCTATTAGAACTATAAAAGGATCAAAAGATTTATTTTTTGTTTTTAAAAATGAAACCGCAGAAACTGGAAAACCTCTTTTGATATGCTTTATGATAATATACAATACAACTAATACTGATTCAATAAAATAA
- a CDS encoding peptidylprolyl isomerase has translation MKYLFNTAIILLLFTGCGEKDYIVLIHTKYGVMKAILYDNTPKHKANFLKLVKEKKYDSTIFHRVIKDFMVQGGDIESKTYKPEKIGSLIPAEITEEYFHHKGALAAARMGDDVNPKKESSGCQFYIVQGKVFPSEDHIRMDNNKLNNALLKLLQMPEYALQKYNLTNAYQLGYTTKDFSEYEKQMQELIPIVKEKITSDIYITKPFTEAQITAYTTVGGTPHLDREYTVFGKIVEGLSIIDSIALVQTSRGDRPIQDIFIKMTLQEIPKKDFLYLLKK, from the coding sequence ATGAAATATCTTTTTAATACCGCTATTATTTTGTTGCTATTCACGGGGTGTGGAGAAAAAGATTACATAGTCCTTATTCACACAAAATATGGAGTAATGAAAGCAATTTTATACGATAATACTCCAAAGCACAAAGCCAATTTTTTAAAATTAGTGAAAGAAAAAAAATATGATTCTACTATCTTTCACAGGGTTATAAAAGATTTTATGGTACAAGGGGGAGACATAGAAAGTAAAACATATAAACCCGAAAAAATAGGTTCGCTCATCCCCGCAGAAATAACAGAAGAGTATTTTCATCACAAAGGAGCACTTGCTGCAGCAAGAATGGGAGACGATGTGAATCCTAAAAAAGAATCCAGCGGATGTCAATTTTATATAGTGCAAGGAAAAGTATTCCCATCAGAAGACCATATACGTATGGATAATAATAAACTCAATAATGCTTTATTAAAATTATTACAGATGCCCGAATACGCACTTCAAAAATATAATCTTACCAATGCATATCAATTAGGATATACCACAAAAGATTTTTCTGAATACGAAAAGCAAATGCAAGAACTCATTCCCATCGTAAAAGAAAAAATTACTTCCGATATATATATAACAAAACCATTTACAGAAGCACAGATTACTGCTTATACTACCGTTGGAGGAACCCCCCATTTAGATAGAGAATACACTGTTTTTGGAAAAATAGTGGAAGGTCTTTCTATAATAGATTCTATTGCCTTAGTGCAGACGTCTCGTGGAGATAGACCCATCCAAGATATTTTTATAAAGATGACCCTACAAGAAATTCCTAAAAAAGATTTTCTCTATCTCTTAAAAAAATAA
- a CDS encoding SDR family oxidoreductase, giving the protein MSILITGSNGLLGQKLVSLLEHEKENFIATGKGENRHHIQNIFYVPLDITNKQQVKHTIEAIKPTIVINTAAMTNVDQCETEKNLCWKLNVHAVEYLTEACQKQNSFFIHISSDFIFDGKNGPYSETDVPNPISFYGESKWEAEKIILKSSLQWAIVRTVLVYGITPNMSRTNIILWVKKNLEEKKHIHVVDDQWRTPTLAEDLAMGIYLIAQKKTQGIFNISGKDLLTPYQMALETARFFHLDDSYIIKSDETKFTQPAKRPAKTGFILTKSINQLGYSPKSFQEGIKIISQQIRNIYTSPT; this is encoded by the coding sequence ATGAGCATTTTAATAACAGGTTCTAACGGGCTTTTAGGACAAAAATTAGTATCATTACTGGAGCACGAAAAAGAAAATTTTATTGCAACAGGAAAAGGAGAAAATAGACACCATATACAAAATATTTTCTATGTTCCATTAGACATAACAAATAAGCAACAAGTAAAACATACTATTGAAGCAATAAAACCAACCATAGTCATCAATACCGCTGCTATGACCAACGTAGACCAATGCGAAACAGAAAAAAATCTTTGCTGGAAATTAAACGTCCATGCCGTAGAATATCTAACAGAAGCATGCCAAAAACAAAATTCTTTTTTTATACACATAAGCTCTGATTTTATTTTTGATGGGAAAAACGGTCCATATTCAGAAACCGATGTCCCCAACCCTATAAGCTTTTATGGAGAAAGTAAATGGGAAGCAGAAAAAATAATCCTGAAATCATCACTCCAATGGGCTATTGTCAGAACTGTTCTCGTATACGGAATTACTCCCAATATGAGCAGAACAAATATCATTCTATGGGTAAAAAAAAATTTAGAAGAAAAAAAACATATACACGTAGTAGATGACCAATGGAGAACCCCAACTCTCGCAGAAGATCTCGCTATGGGAATTTATCTCATCGCCCAAAAAAAAACACAAGGAATTTTTAATATATCAGGAAAAGACCTCTTAACTCCTTACCAAATGGCTTTAGAAACAGCTCGTTTTTTTCATTTAGATGATTCTTATATTATTAAAAGTGATGAAACAAAATTTACACAACCCGCTAAAAGACCCGCTAAAACAGGATTTATACTTACCAAATCCATAAACCAACTCGGATATTCACCCAAAAGCTTTCAAGAAGGAATAAAAATTATATCCCAACAAATAAGAAATATATACACTTCACCCACTTAA